One window from the genome of Bufo bufo chromosome 4, aBufBuf1.1, whole genome shotgun sequence encodes:
- the LOC120999662 gene encoding oocyte zinc finger protein XlCOF6-like isoform X1: MTGFLPYNNVRTGGDEHSVLSRIGSGHFMQNNVTFHMCKNGMRVYHKNLHLSSYYKEEDSNTTQANSISPNVPSVLHSGDISNDTAGQKKPSSNQSLTGKTRTKHKCGKIFSHGTPFKKKSNLSLHERNSRDKKSFSCSECGKSFTRKCILVGHLRTHTGEKPYSCSECGKCFMLKCSRKKHQRTHTRAKPFSCSECQKCFSQKSGLVAHLRIHTGEKPFSCPECGKCFSQKSNLVKHLKIHIGEKPFSCPECQKCFTQKSVLLTHQKTHTGKKPFSCSECGKCFTRQSYFFLHLKTHSGEKPFSCIECGKCFIFKSNLVNHQTIHTGEKPFLCPECGKCFRVKSMLVAHQRIHTGENTFSCSECGKCFSHKSQLVGHQRTHTGEKPYSCSECQKCFSNQSALVKHLRIYTGEKPFSCPECGKCFSLKSHLVKHQRTHTGEEPFSCPECGKCFSLKSHLVKHQRTHTGEEPFSCPECGKCFSLKSHLVKHQRTHTGEEPFSCPECGKCFSFKSHLVGHQRTHTGEKPFSCSECGKCLANQSSFIQHQKTHTGEKPFSCPECGKCFGQKANLVKHLKIHLGEKPFSCPECGKCFGQKANLVKHLKIHLGEKPFSCSECGKCFSQKVSLVRHLGIHYGQKSFSCSECGICFILESSLTRHQRAHTGRSLTCLQNSSSISDWGGFDTREPHRSVV, translated from the coding sequence GTAAAAATGGGATGAGAGTATACCATAAGAATCTTCATTTATCTTCCTATTATAAAGAAGAAGATAGCAATACCACACAAGCTAATTCAATAAGCCCTAATGTACCCTCAGTCCTTCATAGCGGAGATATATCCAATGATACCGCTGGTCAGAAGAAACCTTCATCTAATCAATCACTGACTGGCAAAACAAGAACTAAACACAAGTGTGGAAAAATATTTTCACATGGGACACCTTTTAAGAAGAAATCTAATCTTTCTTTACATGAGAGAAATTCCAGagataaaaagtcattttcatgctctgaatgtggaaaatcttttacCAGGAAATGTATTCTAGTTGgacatctgagaactcacacaggggagaagccgtattcatgttcagaatgtgggaaatgttttatgttGAAATGCTCTAgaaagaaacatcagagaactcacacaagagcgaagccattttcatgttcagaatgtcagaaatgttttagtcagaaatctgGTCTTGTGGCACATTTAAGaattcatacaggggagaagccattttcatgtcctgaatgtggtaaatgttttagtcagaaatcaaatcttgtgaaACATCTAAAAATCCAcataggggagaagccattttcatgtccagaatgtcagaaatgttttactcagaaatctgttcttctgacacatcagaaaactcacacagggaagaagccattttcatgttcagaatgtggaaaatgttttacccgTCAATCATATTTTTTTCTGCATCTGAAAACTCACTCTGGTGAGAAGCCATTCTCATGTAttgaatgtggaaagtgttttatttttaaatcaaatcttgttaaccATCAgacaattcacacaggagagaagccgtttctgtgtcctgaatgtgggaagtgttttcgtGTGAAATCAATGCTTGTAgcacatcaaagaattcacacaggagagaacacattttcatgttcagaatgtgggaaatgttttagtcacaAATCACAACTTGttggacatcagagaactcacacaggggagaagccatattcatgttcagaatgtcagaaatgttttaGTAATCAATCTGCTCTTGTGAAACATTTAAGAATTTATacgggggagaagccattttcatgtcctgaatgtggtaaatgttttagtctcaaatcacatcttgttaaacatcagagaactcacacaggggaggagccattttcatgtcctgaatgcggTAAATGTTTTAGTctcaaatcacatcttgttaaacatcagagaactcacacaggggaggagccattttcatgtcctgaatgtggtaaatgttttagtctcaaatcacatcttgttaaacatcagagaactcacacaggggaggagccattttcatgtcctgaatgtggtaaatgttttagtttcaaatcacatcttgttggacatcagagaactcacacaggggagaagccattttcatgttcagaatgtggaaaatgtcttGCCAATCAATCAAGTTTTATTCAGCATCAaaaaactcacacaggggagaagccattttcatgtcctgaatgtggtaaatgttttggtCAGAAAGCAAATCTTGTGAAACATCTAAAAATCCActtaggggagaagccattttcatgtcctgaatgtggtaaatgttttggtCAGAAAGCAAATCTTGTGAAACATCTAAAAATCCActtaggggagaagccattttcatgttcagaatgtggaaaatgttttagtcagaaagTTAGTCTTGTGAGACATCTAGGAATCCACTATGGACAGaagtcattttcatgttcagaatgtgggatatGTTTTATTCTTGAATCAAGTTTAACTCGGCATCAGAGAGCTCACACGGGGAGAAGTCTGACCTGTCTTCaaaatagctcatcaatatcagattggggggGTTTCGACACTcgagaaccccaccgatcagttgtttga
- the LOC120999662 gene encoding gastrula zinc finger protein XlCGF57.1-like isoform X2: MRVYHKNLHLSSYYKEEDSNTTQANSISPNVPSVLHSGDISNDTAGQKKPSSNQSLTGKTRTKHKCGKIFSHGTPFKKKSNLSLHERNSRDKKSFSCSECGKSFTRKCILVGHLRTHTGEKPYSCSECGKCFMLKCSRKKHQRTHTRAKPFSCSECQKCFSQKSGLVAHLRIHTGEKPFSCPECGKCFSQKSNLVKHLKIHIGEKPFSCPECQKCFTQKSVLLTHQKTHTGKKPFSCSECGKCFTRQSYFFLHLKTHSGEKPFSCIECGKCFIFKSNLVNHQTIHTGEKPFLCPECGKCFRVKSMLVAHQRIHTGENTFSCSECGKCFSHKSQLVGHQRTHTGEKPYSCSECQKCFSNQSALVKHLRIYTGEKPFSCPECGKCFSLKSHLVKHQRTHTGEEPFSCPECGKCFSLKSHLVKHQRTHTGEEPFSCPECGKCFSLKSHLVKHQRTHTGEEPFSCPECGKCFSFKSHLVGHQRTHTGEKPFSCSECGKCLANQSSFIQHQKTHTGEKPFSCPECGKCFGQKANLVKHLKIHLGEKPFSCPECGKCFGQKANLVKHLKIHLGEKPFSCSECGKCFSQKVSLVRHLGIHYGQKSFSCSECGICFILESSLTRHQRAHTGRSLTCLQNSSSISDWGGFDTREPHRSVV, translated from the coding sequence ATGAGAGTATACCATAAGAATCTTCATTTATCTTCCTATTATAAAGAAGAAGATAGCAATACCACACAAGCTAATTCAATAAGCCCTAATGTACCCTCAGTCCTTCATAGCGGAGATATATCCAATGATACCGCTGGTCAGAAGAAACCTTCATCTAATCAATCACTGACTGGCAAAACAAGAACTAAACACAAGTGTGGAAAAATATTTTCACATGGGACACCTTTTAAGAAGAAATCTAATCTTTCTTTACATGAGAGAAATTCCAGagataaaaagtcattttcatgctctgaatgtggaaaatcttttacCAGGAAATGTATTCTAGTTGgacatctgagaactcacacaggggagaagccgtattcatgttcagaatgtgggaaatgttttatgttGAAATGCTCTAgaaagaaacatcagagaactcacacaagagcgaagccattttcatgttcagaatgtcagaaatgttttagtcagaaatctgGTCTTGTGGCACATTTAAGaattcatacaggggagaagccattttcatgtcctgaatgtggtaaatgttttagtcagaaatcaaatcttgtgaaACATCTAAAAATCCAcataggggagaagccattttcatgtccagaatgtcagaaatgttttactcagaaatctgttcttctgacacatcagaaaactcacacagggaagaagccattttcatgttcagaatgtggaaaatgttttacccgTCAATCATATTTTTTTCTGCATCTGAAAACTCACTCTGGTGAGAAGCCATTCTCATGTAttgaatgtggaaagtgttttatttttaaatcaaatcttgttaaccATCAgacaattcacacaggagagaagccgtttctgtgtcctgaatgtgggaagtgttttcgtGTGAAATCAATGCTTGTAgcacatcaaagaattcacacaggagagaacacattttcatgttcagaatgtgggaaatgttttagtcacaAATCACAACTTGttggacatcagagaactcacacaggggagaagccatattcatgttcagaatgtcagaaatgttttaGTAATCAATCTGCTCTTGTGAAACATTTAAGAATTTATacgggggagaagccattttcatgtcctgaatgtggtaaatgttttagtctcaaatcacatcttgttaaacatcagagaactcacacaggggaggagccattttcatgtcctgaatgcggTAAATGTTTTAGTctcaaatcacatcttgttaaacatcagagaactcacacaggggaggagccattttcatgtcctgaatgtggtaaatgttttagtctcaaatcacatcttgttaaacatcagagaactcacacaggggaggagccattttcatgtcctgaatgtggtaaatgttttagtttcaaatcacatcttgttggacatcagagaactcacacaggggagaagccattttcatgttcagaatgtggaaaatgtcttGCCAATCAATCAAGTTTTATTCAGCATCAaaaaactcacacaggggagaagccattttcatgtcctgaatgtggtaaatgttttggtCAGAAAGCAAATCTTGTGAAACATCTAAAAATCCActtaggggagaagccattttcatgtcctgaatgtggtaaatgttttggtCAGAAAGCAAATCTTGTGAAACATCTAAAAATCCActtaggggagaagccattttcatgttcagaatgtggaaaatgttttagtcagaaagTTAGTCTTGTGAGACATCTAGGAATCCACTATGGACAGaagtcattttcatgttcagaatgtgggatatGTTTTATTCTTGAATCAAGTTTAACTCGGCATCAGAGAGCTCACACGGGGAGAAGTCTGACCTGTCTTCaaaatagctcatcaatatcagattggggggGTTTCGACACTcgagaaccccaccgatcagttgtttga